One segment of Gordonia terrae DNA contains the following:
- a CDS encoding amidase → MSSAYWKQPISEQATAVHEKVVSAEVLAQQVREEIVRTDADLRAWVGLSPAVVDDARRQDSMPGRRPLRGVSLGVKDLIDVSGLPTRAGSTITSSFPVSSDAPCVSRFRNLGAVVQGKTVTTEFGYFSPGPTRNPHQHEHTPGGSSSGSAAAVGAGVIPMALGTQTAGSLTRPAAYCGAAGLVLAHGSTDLSGVTGLSESLDSLGILTRDIADLQYVYSAFSGRSPMVPGRSTVRTVVVWGGSDLHPIHPAMSELINRLPGLLGGAGVETRALEYDDHVRTLADDHGTVMSHEAAGTLDGVVREHGTALSPQLRELVDAGRAVGVDEHAAALIRRDRSRDLLAEALGDHTVIVGPAAPGPAPHGLAATGSPVLSRPWQLLGCPVVVVPGATTDAGMPLGLQVIGLPGRESALFEVAAVLETELRSHPVVPA, encoded by the coding sequence GTGAGCTCGGCCTACTGGAAACAGCCCATCAGTGAGCAGGCGACCGCGGTCCACGAGAAGGTGGTGTCGGCGGAGGTCCTCGCGCAACAGGTTCGTGAGGAGATCGTTCGCACAGACGCCGACCTGCGCGCGTGGGTCGGGCTGTCCCCGGCCGTCGTCGACGACGCCCGCCGCCAGGATTCGATGCCGGGTCGTCGACCCCTGCGGGGTGTCTCCCTCGGAGTCAAGGACCTCATCGACGTCTCCGGTCTGCCGACCCGCGCCGGTTCGACCATCACCTCGTCGTTTCCCGTATCGTCGGATGCGCCCTGTGTCAGCAGGTTTCGCAATCTGGGGGCAGTGGTCCAGGGCAAGACGGTCACGACCGAGTTCGGCTACTTCTCGCCCGGGCCGACACGGAACCCGCACCAGCACGAGCACACCCCGGGCGGGTCGTCGAGCGGATCGGCGGCCGCCGTCGGAGCAGGCGTCATCCCGATGGCGCTCGGCACACAGACCGCTGGTTCACTCACGCGTCCGGCCGCATACTGCGGCGCGGCGGGCCTGGTCCTCGCCCACGGCTCGACAGACCTGTCCGGGGTCACCGGCCTCAGCGAGTCGCTGGATTCGCTGGGCATCCTGACACGGGACATCGCCGACCTGCAGTATGTGTACTCCGCCTTCTCGGGTCGCTCGCCGATGGTCCCGGGGCGCTCCACCGTCCGGACCGTGGTGGTGTGGGGCGGCAGCGATCTGCACCCGATCCACCCCGCGATGTCGGAGTTGATCAATCGGTTGCCGGGGCTGCTCGGCGGTGCCGGCGTCGAGACCCGGGCGCTCGAGTACGACGATCATGTACGCACCCTGGCCGACGACCACGGCACGGTCATGTCCCATGAGGCGGCCGGCACGCTGGACGGCGTCGTCCGGGAACACGGGACCGCACTCAGCCCGCAACTGCGCGAACTCGTCGACGCCGGGCGCGCGGTCGGCGTCGACGAGCACGCGGCCGCCCTCATCCGCCGTGACCGTTCCCGTGATCTCCTCGCCGAGGCGCTCGGCGATCACACCGTGATCGTCGGCCCCGCCGCGCCCGGCCCGGCGCCGCACGGTCTCGCAGCCACCGGTTCGCCCGTGCTGAGCCGTCCGTGGCAGCTCCTCGGGTGCCCGGTCGTCGTCGTGCCC
- a CDS encoding MFS transporter, with protein MTIRESEVTTSSSSPTPDRRIDFSRMSRRAWIITGMLVLFQIIAFADKAVLGLVSADAMPELGLTPTEFGFIGSAFFFLYAIVSVITGFLASKISVKWILFAMGVTWAVLQFPMLLGGGAAVLLVTRIVLGGAEGPATAMSLTSAHTWFSPTRRALPSNLIAAGSTLGPVFAAPLLAWVIAVWGWRWAFGVLGIIGLVWVIAWWAIGADGPYRPKKTTSPDEPALDAGETGTKEVATSAVDEQKPVVIWRALLSVAFLSAVIGGASNFWVQGFLTTWLPQYLGTVVGLSLGEVGAMTTVPWVVGALVLLGLGALGHRMMRRGSSAHRAIAVPFGCAAVLAGLSFIAIQATSGITAVALLCLAGGCSLAFPMTATAIGYAVGARQRPILMATLGGVASFGAVISPILVGWLMTDAGYVSPPKGEKPSAEMAGNMADGVHQAFTITGIVLLVGGALCIAFLRPERLGATLQKRYVKESADSPAA; from the coding sequence ATGACCATCAGAGAATCCGAGGTGACGACGTCGTCGTCATCACCCACCCCCGATCGACGAATCGACTTCAGCCGCATGTCGAGACGGGCGTGGATCATCACCGGCATGCTGGTGCTGTTCCAGATCATCGCCTTCGCCGACAAAGCGGTCCTCGGTCTGGTCTCGGCCGACGCGATGCCCGAACTCGGCCTGACACCAACCGAATTCGGATTCATCGGTAGTGCGTTCTTCTTCCTGTACGCGATCGTCTCGGTCATCACCGGGTTCCTGGCATCGAAGATCTCGGTGAAATGGATCCTGTTCGCGATGGGCGTCACGTGGGCGGTCCTCCAGTTCCCGATGCTGCTCGGCGGCGGTGCCGCCGTCCTCCTCGTGACCCGCATCGTGCTCGGTGGTGCGGAGGGCCCGGCCACCGCCATGTCGCTCACCTCCGCGCACACCTGGTTCTCGCCGACACGACGTGCGCTGCCGTCGAACCTCATCGCCGCCGGGTCAACCCTGGGACCGGTCTTCGCCGCACCGTTGCTCGCCTGGGTCATCGCCGTGTGGGGTTGGCGCTGGGCGTTCGGTGTTCTCGGGATCATCGGTCTGGTGTGGGTGATCGCGTGGTGGGCGATCGGCGCGGACGGTCCCTACCGGCCCAAGAAGACCACATCGCCGGATGAGCCGGCACTCGACGCCGGCGAGACCGGCACGAAGGAGGTCGCGACCTCCGCGGTCGACGAGCAGAAGCCGGTCGTGATCTGGCGGGCGTTGCTCAGCGTGGCCTTCCTGTCCGCCGTGATCGGCGGGGCGTCGAACTTCTGGGTCCAGGGTTTCCTGACGACCTGGCTGCCCCAGTACCTCGGTACCGTCGTCGGGCTCTCGCTCGGTGAGGTGGGCGCGATGACGACCGTGCCGTGGGTGGTCGGAGCGCTCGTGTTGCTCGGCCTGGGTGCGCTCGGGCATCGGATGATGCGGCGCGGGAGTTCGGCCCATCGGGCGATCGCCGTACCGTTCGGCTGCGCCGCGGTGTTGGCGGGCCTGTCCTTCATCGCGATCCAGGCGACGTCGGGGATCACCGCGGTGGCACTGCTGTGCCTCGCCGGCGGATGCAGTCTGGCGTTCCCGATGACCGCCACCGCGATCGGTTACGCGGTCGGCGCCCGGCAGCGGCCCATCCTGATGGCGACCCTCGGCGGTGTGGCGTCGTTCGGCGCGGTGATCTCACCGATCCTCGTCGGATGGCTGATGACCGACGCCGGGTACGTCTCACCGCCGAAGGGTGAGAAGCCCAGCGCGGAGATGGCCGGGAACATGGCCGACGGCGTGCATCAGGCCTTCACCATCACCGGGATCGTCCTGCTCGTCGGTGGCGCACTCTGCATCGCCTTCCTGCGGCCGGAGCGACTCGGTGCCACTTTGCAGAAGCGTTACGTCAAGGAATCGGCCGACTCCCCGGCCGCCTGA
- a CDS encoding flavin reductase family protein produces the protein MSDNVISAIDPSIFRNVMGHYPTGVVVVTGRGDDGSVLAMVVGTFSSVSMDPPLVSFMPMKTSRTFEKMRRCESLCINILGGEQEDVVLTVAQRWENKLEGIEWFPSPSGDPVLADSVAWIDTRIRNVVEAGDHWIALCEVLDLAVTNPVSPLIFFQGGYGSFVSTSLMARMDHEILPTIHAAHAARPQVEALATSVRCEVSVLTAVSRDEMAVVLSATAPGVDRGEGLAYRIPMVPPIGDTYVFDQDDETRERWLAKLRDADDDVRQLHRDRLDFVRQHGYLVSFLPEEGSTAYEEMRAATKSYERGRLTPSQEREICASIGKSPVDYRIRDVRSDQTYDVGSLVLPIRDARGGYSMTLRLSQLPPGVNGAQLQTWIEQARAVAEVLGR, from the coding sequence ATGTCCGACAATGTGATCAGCGCCATCGACCCGAGCATCTTCCGAAATGTGATGGGGCATTATCCCACCGGCGTGGTGGTGGTGACCGGACGCGGCGACGACGGGTCGGTGCTGGCCATGGTCGTCGGGACCTTCAGCTCGGTCTCGATGGACCCGCCGCTGGTCTCCTTCATGCCGATGAAGACCTCGCGCACCTTCGAGAAGATGCGGCGCTGCGAGTCGTTGTGCATCAACATCCTCGGTGGTGAGCAGGAGGACGTCGTGCTCACGGTCGCGCAGCGGTGGGAGAACAAGCTCGAGGGCATCGAGTGGTTCCCGTCGCCGTCCGGGGATCCGGTGCTGGCCGACTCCGTGGCCTGGATCGACACCCGCATCCGCAACGTGGTCGAGGCGGGCGATCACTGGATCGCGCTCTGCGAGGTCCTGGACCTGGCCGTGACGAACCCCGTGTCACCGCTCATCTTCTTCCAGGGCGGCTACGGCAGCTTCGTGTCCACGTCGCTGATGGCCCGGATGGACCACGAGATCCTGCCGACGATCCACGCCGCGCACGCGGCCCGCCCGCAGGTCGAGGCCCTGGCCACGTCCGTTCGATGCGAGGTGTCGGTCCTCACGGCCGTGAGCCGCGATGAGATGGCCGTGGTCCTCTCGGCCACCGCGCCGGGCGTCGACCGGGGAGAGGGTCTGGCATACCGCATTCCGATGGTGCCGCCGATCGGTGACACCTATGTCTTCGATCAGGACGACGAGACCCGCGAGCGGTGGCTGGCGAAACTCCGCGACGCCGACGACGATGTGCGACAACTGCATCGCGACCGGCTCGACTTCGTCCGGCAGCATGGTTATCTGGTGTCCTTCCTGCCCGAGGAGGGCTCGACCGCCTACGAGGAGATGCGGGCGGCGACGAAGTCCTATGAACGGGGCCGGTTGACGCCGTCGCAGGAACGTGAGATCTGCGCGTCCATCGGGAAATCGCCTGTCGACTACCGCATTCGGGACGTGCGGTCCGATCAGACGTACGACGTCGGCTCCCTCGTGCTGCCGATCCGGGATGCCCGCGGCGGCTATTCGATGACGCTCCGGCTGTCGCAGCTGCCGCCCGGTGTGAACGGAGCACAGCTCCAGACGTGGATCGAGCAGGCCCGCGCCGTGGCGGAGGTGCTCGGGCGATGA
- a CDS encoding nuclear transport factor 2 family protein — translation MTDVDTDARIAALVARVETLEAEADIRRIQARYMFLCDTPCPEPGLADDAARIERIVDLYTDDAVWEGVGEYYDGQFGRAEGKQAIREHFRRFWGEKRDPALLLNAHYLTSEQIRVDGDDAEGQWIHMQPWLFADGTALLRSSRLNNAFRRDDGRWRITRTRTENVFIAPLPTGFAESYPSSSVLMG, via the coding sequence ATGACCGATGTGGACACCGACGCCCGGATCGCGGCACTTGTGGCGCGGGTCGAGACGCTCGAGGCCGAAGCCGACATCCGCCGGATTCAGGCGCGATACATGTTCCTGTGTGACACTCCGTGTCCCGAACCCGGTCTCGCGGACGACGCGGCGCGCATCGAACGCATCGTCGACCTCTACACCGACGACGCGGTGTGGGAGGGGGTCGGGGAGTACTACGACGGACAGTTCGGCCGTGCCGAGGGCAAGCAGGCGATCCGTGAGCATTTCCGTCGCTTCTGGGGTGAGAAACGGGACCCCGCGCTGTTGCTCAATGCGCACTACCTCACGTCGGAGCAGATCCGGGTCGACGGTGATGACGCGGAAGGGCAGTGGATTCACATGCAGCCGTGGCTGTTCGCCGACGGAACCGCGCTCCTTCGGTCGAGTCGGCTGAACAACGCCTTCCGCAGGGACGACGGTCGCTGGCGGATCACCCGAACCCGCACTGAGAACGTCTTCATCGCACCGCTGCCCACCGGATTCGCCGAGAGCTACCCGTCGTCGTCGGTGTTGATGGGCTGA
- a CDS encoding NAD(P)/FAD-dependent oxidoreductase, with product MTERTEHFDAVIVGARCAGAATAIALATRGSRVLLIDSARFPSDTLSTHLLWPSTMAEIHALGALPGVEDAGAPRLPIAEAVLDEIGWRTTYSPVSGIDYAMCLRRAHLDAALQRTAVAAGADFRQPCRATSLIWKDGRAVGVVYTDDDDREHRAVAPIVIGADGRKSMVAREARAEIPLISSPSGRSCYFAYWTDPRTELRHIASQWRVGALLGTAFPCDGGQTLCLLQPPIGMDSEFRGRKATDAYLAGVAALPGLARRLEEAEMTSRVRSCTGIESYFRRSSGPGWALPGDAGHFKDPVTAQGIRDAYRYGRLLGEDLAPVLRNRDPDPDAVDMATAAWARRREQECVEIYQWTNFLAAGTPPSPLEYEVNRRARDRPGYAATLGDIYNRTAPPSAMLPMSALPGLVYNATRRATLREVATDLRTQSQRMRRDRHERRTLERLSPSTPTTTGSSRRIRWAAVR from the coding sequence ATGACCGAGCGAACCGAGCACTTCGACGCCGTCATCGTCGGTGCGCGATGCGCAGGCGCGGCTACGGCAATCGCACTGGCCACCAGGGGATCACGTGTCCTGCTCATCGATTCGGCCCGCTTTCCGTCCGACACCCTCTCGACGCACCTGCTCTGGCCGTCGACCATGGCCGAGATCCACGCGCTCGGCGCCCTGCCCGGCGTCGAGGACGCGGGCGCACCGCGTCTCCCGATCGCCGAGGCCGTCCTCGACGAGATCGGCTGGCGCACCACTTATTCACCGGTCTCGGGCATCGACTACGCGATGTGCCTGCGTCGCGCGCACCTCGACGCCGCCCTCCAACGAACCGCGGTCGCCGCCGGCGCCGACTTCCGGCAACCATGTCGCGCAACGTCGTTGATCTGGAAGGACGGCCGCGCCGTGGGCGTCGTCTACACCGATGACGACGATCGCGAACACCGTGCCGTCGCCCCGATCGTGATCGGCGCGGACGGTCGCAAGAGCATGGTTGCCCGCGAAGCGAGGGCCGAGATCCCGCTGATCTCTTCACCGAGCGGTCGGTCCTGCTACTTCGCGTACTGGACGGACCCCCGAACCGAGCTGCGCCACATCGCCTCCCAGTGGCGCGTCGGCGCCCTCCTCGGCACCGCCTTCCCCTGCGACGGCGGCCAGACGCTCTGCCTCCTCCAGCCGCCGATCGGAATGGACAGCGAGTTCCGCGGCCGGAAGGCGACCGACGCCTACCTGGCGGGTGTCGCCGCGCTACCCGGACTCGCACGCCGCCTCGAAGAGGCGGAAATGACCTCCCGCGTCCGTTCGTGCACCGGCATCGAGTCCTACTTCCGCCGATCGAGCGGGCCGGGCTGGGCGCTGCCCGGCGACGCCGGACACTTCAAGGATCCCGTCACCGCACAGGGCATCCGAGATGCCTACCGGTACGGCCGCCTGCTCGGTGAAGACCTCGCGCCCGTCCTGCGAAACCGTGACCCCGACCCCGACGCCGTCGACATGGCCACCGCGGCCTGGGCGAGACGTCGCGAGCAAGAGTGTGTCGAGATCTATCAATGGACGAACTTCTTGGCGGCCGGCACCCCACCGTCGCCGCTCGAGTACGAGGTCAACCGCCGGGCAAGGGATCGACCCGGGTACGCCGCGACACTCGGGGACATCTACAACCGGACTGCACCACCGTCGGCGATGCTGCCCATGTCTGCGCTACCGGGGCTCGTCTACAACGCAACTCGGCGGGCGACACTGCGCGAGGTCGCGACCGATCTGCGCACCCAGTCGCAACGCATGCGACGCGACCGACACGAACGCCGCACCCTCGAACGACTCAGCCCATCAACACCGACGACGACGGGTAGCTCTCGGCGAATCCGGTGGGCAGCGGTGCGATGA
- a CDS encoding HNH endonuclease signature motif containing protein, translating into MSSGAGAGSTTAVDPSQHSVEPRLRPDNELSAAELVEVLNHCAGLAAASAHRMMTVASLIHDEREMDYTQRRAEVHTGELDSIEAFDALSARVAAGENPYEQFGPTGLEQAIAEVGATLTVTPAEAKELIEAGDALRYRLAFTGHALACGRIDKRRFLIALKRTELITDDEEMQTVDAHLAEAIFARAPMSTARFTAMVDAIVATWAPDAIRRRQERVTKDRKVTVTPDRFTPGQSRISGTLPDADAAEFDARLSAMATAVHTGDPRTLAMRRADALKALARGEATLTCQCADCDAAAIEPDTTVAQDLDDTRGNTDAPADDTVVTDAQGPPVGPSPSPSQAPRATFHIVVNLSTLIGLDDDPAFLDRHGIIDADTARTLLAEARRTYIQPTPAEPETAPAPVAPEADRSSTRYTPSKKLQALVRAGELCCAFPGCNAPVWQIDLDHTDPFDHTDPRRGGPTDVRNLKPLCRFHHRIKTFTSWQDHQDEFLTAWFTTPTGHMFVGNAFSGRDLFNKLTPRRPPDHPARARLNDLRNSDFRRQQRAEQRWNDANPPPF; encoded by the coding sequence ATGTCATCGGGGGCGGGGGCCGGATCCACCACAGCGGTGGACCCATCACAGCATTCCGTCGAACCGCGCCTTCGTCCCGACAATGAACTCTCAGCCGCCGAACTCGTCGAGGTCTTGAATCATTGCGCAGGCCTGGCGGCCGCGTCTGCGCATCGAATGATGACCGTTGCCAGCCTCATTCACGACGAACGCGAAATGGACTACACCCAGCGCCGCGCCGAGGTGCACACCGGCGAACTCGACTCCATCGAAGCCTTCGACGCCCTGTCGGCGCGCGTCGCCGCCGGGGAGAACCCGTACGAGCAGTTCGGCCCGACCGGCCTCGAACAGGCCATCGCCGAAGTCGGCGCCACCCTCACGGTCACCCCGGCCGAAGCGAAAGAACTCATCGAAGCCGGTGACGCGCTGCGCTACCGGCTCGCGTTCACCGGACACGCACTCGCTTGCGGTCGAATCGACAAGCGTCGCTTCCTGATCGCCCTCAAGCGCACCGAACTGATTACCGATGACGAAGAAATGCAGACCGTCGACGCCCACCTCGCCGAGGCGATCTTCGCCCGAGCACCGATGTCCACGGCTCGGTTCACCGCCATGGTCGACGCGATCGTCGCGACATGGGCACCCGATGCGATCCGGCGACGCCAGGAACGGGTGACCAAAGACCGTAAGGTGACAGTCACCCCCGATCGGTTCACGCCCGGACAGTCCCGGATCTCCGGCACGTTGCCCGACGCCGATGCCGCCGAGTTCGACGCCCGCCTCTCGGCGATGGCCACCGCGGTACACACCGGCGACCCTCGGACGTTGGCCATGCGCCGCGCCGACGCCCTCAAAGCACTCGCCCGCGGCGAAGCCACCCTCACCTGCCAGTGCGCCGACTGCGATGCCGCCGCAATCGAACCCGATACCACGGTGGCGCAGGACCTCGACGACACCCGTGGCAACACCGACGCCCCGGCCGACGACACGGTGGTCACCGACGCGCAGGGCCCACCCGTGGGGCCGTCGCCGTCGCCGTCGCAGGCCCCGCGTGCGACCTTCCACATCGTGGTGAACCTGTCGACCCTGATCGGACTCGACGACGACCCCGCCTTCCTCGACAGACACGGCATCATCGATGCCGACACCGCCCGAACGCTGCTCGCCGAAGCCCGCCGCACCTACATCCAACCCACACCTGCCGAACCGGAAACCGCACCAGCACCGGTCGCACCCGAGGCCGACAGATCTTCGACGCGATACACCCCATCGAAGAAGCTGCAGGCGTTGGTGCGTGCAGGAGAACTGTGCTGCGCCTTCCCGGGCTGCAACGCCCCGGTCTGGCAGATCGATCTCGATCACACCGACCCGTTCGACCACACCGACCCACGACGCGGCGGGCCGACCGATGTGCGGAATCTGAAACCGCTGTGCCGGTTCCACCACCGCATCAAGACCTTCACCAGCTGGCAGGACCACCAGGACGAATTCCTCACCGCGTGGTTCACCACACCCACCGGCCACATGTTCGTCGGCAACGCCTTCAGCGGACGCGACCTGTTCAACAAACTCACCCCGAGACGGCCACCCGACCACCCTGCCCGTGCACGGCTGAACGACCTGCGCAACAGCGACTTCCGGCGCCAGCAACGCGCCGAACAGCGCTGGAACGACGCCAACCCACCACCCTTCTAA
- a CDS encoding DUF3349 domain-containing protein, with protein MADRGQFLKRIVDWLRVGYPDGVPREDYVPLFALLRRQLSEEEAERVSVDLIRDRGDAPPPPEPISKIDAGVKITAITQDLPQEDDIARVRRHLEASGWPFDDEPLL; from the coding sequence GTGGCGGACCGAGGCCAGTTTTTGAAGCGGATCGTGGATTGGCTGCGGGTCGGCTACCCCGACGGGGTGCCCCGCGAGGACTACGTCCCGTTGTTCGCGCTCCTGCGTCGTCAGCTGAGCGAGGAAGAGGCGGAGAGGGTATCCGTCGACCTCATCCGCGATCGAGGGGACGCACCGCCGCCACCCGAACCGATCTCGAAGATCGACGCCGGGGTCAAGATCACCGCGATCACCCAAGACCTCCCCCAGGAGGACGACATCGCCCGCGTCCGAAGGCATCTCGAGGCCTCGGGCTGGCCGTTCGACGACGAACCGTTGCTCTAG
- a CDS encoding inorganic phosphate transporter, producing the protein MTGEMLLLVLLVITALGFDFTNGFHDTGNAMATSIATGALKPKVAVGISAVLNLVGAFLSVEVAATITKDVLNIQQTSGDVVTGLTPTTALLIIFAGLIGGILWNLFTWLFGLPSSSSHALFGGLIGSGIAAIGLSGINWHGVLSKIIVPALFAPVIACIVAACGTWLVFAITRRIDANRKEAGFRYGQIASASLVSLAHGTGDAQKTMGVIAMALIVTGHLDASTVSHGLPFWVVFSCAAAIAIGTYLGGWRIIRTLGKGLVEISSPQGMAAEASSAAIILTSSAAGMALSTTQVATGSILGSGVGKKGAQVRWSVAGRMAVAWMTTLPAAGLVGAFCFFIANLLGDVAGGIAIFVLLLAASGYLYWRAQQNKIDSHNVNAEWDDTTDSIIPAAQAKPTTIA; encoded by the coding sequence ATGACCGGTGAGATGCTCCTCCTCGTGCTGTTGGTGATCACGGCACTCGGCTTCGACTTCACCAACGGATTCCACGACACCGGCAACGCGATGGCCACCTCGATCGCCACCGGAGCTCTCAAACCCAAGGTTGCCGTGGGGATATCCGCCGTCCTCAACCTCGTCGGCGCGTTCTTGTCCGTGGAGGTGGCCGCCACCATCACCAAGGACGTCCTCAACATCCAGCAGACGTCGGGCGACGTCGTCACCGGGCTCACCCCGACCACCGCCCTGCTGATCATCTTCGCCGGACTCATCGGCGGCATTCTCTGGAATCTGTTCACATGGCTGTTCGGCCTACCGTCCTCGTCGTCCCATGCACTGTTCGGCGGGCTCATCGGTTCCGGTATCGCGGCGATCGGCCTCTCCGGCATCAACTGGCACGGTGTGCTCTCGAAGATCATCGTGCCCGCGCTGTTCGCGCCCGTCATCGCATGCATCGTGGCGGCCTGCGGCACGTGGCTCGTTTTCGCGATCACCCGTCGCATCGACGCGAACCGCAAAGAGGCCGGGTTCCGGTACGGCCAGATCGCGAGCGCGTCGCTGGTGTCACTTGCTCACGGAACCGGTGACGCACAGAAGACGATGGGGGTCATCGCGATGGCACTCATCGTCACCGGCCACCTCGACGCCTCGACGGTGAGCCACGGCCTGCCCTTCTGGGTCGTCTTCTCCTGTGCCGCAGCCATTGCGATCGGGACCTACCTCGGCGGGTGGCGCATCATCCGGACGTTGGGCAAGGGTCTCGTCGAGATCAGCTCACCCCAGGGCATGGCGGCCGAGGCTTCGTCGGCCGCGATCATCCTCACCTCGAGTGCGGCCGGGATGGCCCTGTCGACCACGCAGGTGGCAACCGGTTCGATCCTGGGTTCGGGCGTAGGCAAGAAGGGTGCGCAGGTCCGATGGTCGGTCGCGGGGCGTATGGCCGTCGCGTGGATGACGACGCTGCCGGCCGCGGGACTCGTCGGTGCTTTCTGCTTCTTCATCGCCAATCTGTTGGGCGACGTCGCGGGCGGCATCGCCATCTTCGTCCTCCTGCTCGCCGCGTCCGGGTACCTGTACTGGCGCGCGCAGCAGAACAAGATCGACTCGCACAACGTCAACGCCGAATGGGACGACACGACCGACTCGATCATTCCGGCTGCTCAGGCCAAGCCCACCACGATCGCCTGA